The genomic region AATGCCCAAATCCGTTGTAGTGGCTGTTAGCGGTTCGGGCATTTACTTCGATTTAATTTTCGAATTTAAATTCAATATGTTCATTTTCTTTGATGATTTCAACAATAATAGAAAAAAGCGTTTTTCCATTTTTATGGAAAAGTTCTTTTAACTTTACTTTCCAATGTTTGACATTTGATATGTTATATTTATCAGTACAAATTTTTATTTTGTAGAATCTTTGGGTTGCTTTAATTCCCAAATCATTTTTACTTTTCGAGATATTTTTCCAAATCAGAATTATAGGCTCTTTATATTCAGTAACACCAAATCCACCTCTAAATATATCGTTTAAAGCATCCAAATTGTGACCCGTTTTCCAATCTAAATCTTTTGTCAAAACTCTATCAATTTCCTCATAAAATGTTTTTAGAGTTGAAAAATTTTTCCCGTCAATTATGATTGTTTTAATGCTCATTTTTCGTCATTTTTGGTTGCCTGACCGCTAACGTTCCCGCGCTACACGCAGGCTGGGACTAAAGATGCGTAATCTTTCGGTTAAAAACAAATGTATCAAACACAAACTATTTTCATATCAAGCCAATTGCCCAGCTTGCTTGTAGCGTGTGTTAGGCGTTGTACTTATACGTTTTAAAAATCATTCTTTTTCAATACAATATAATATCCTCAGAAAAACACACATTACCTAGAGTAGCTTGGGACTTGAAACATTGGCATTATTTATTCTAAGATAACTTTCAAAATAGTGATTATTCCAATTATTATAAAACCAATCCCTGAGAGATAGCTACCACAAGTAATACTAAAAAGGGGCTTTATCACTGGTTTTTTAGATGTTGACCAAATTATATATGCTCCAAAAATTATAGCTAAAAAACTAAATACTATTTCACCCATTTTATTTACTATCTGTATTTTTCTACACTGCTTTTAATTTTCATCCGATTTTGTCTTTTGTCAAAGCAATAATTGGGTTATAATTTTCTTCCATCATCGTATACTTCAAACGCAGCCCGTCTTGTTGTTTTTTATTGCTTTTGGAGTTTATAACGCCTAACGTTCCCGCGCTACACGCAGGCTGGGATTAAAGATGCGTAATCTTTCGGTTAAAAACAAATGCATCAAACACAAACTTTTTTCAAATTAAGCCAATTGCCCAGCTTGCTTGTAGCGTGTGTTGGT from Flavobacterium sp. 9R harbors:
- a CDS encoding barstar family protein; its protein translation is MSIKTIIIDGKNFSTLKTFYEEIDRVLTKDLDWKTGHNLDALNDIFRGGFGVTEYKEPIILIWKNISKSKNDLGIKATQRFYKIKICTDKYNISNVKHWKVKLKELFHKNGKTLFSIIVEIIKENEHIEFKFEN